One region of Pararhizobium qamdonense genomic DNA includes:
- a CDS encoding ferritin family protein: MSEKSCTPPSPQQRQFMEIRETTEKAMLETIYKAIDDAAAEMAERVRSAGIDIRPTERDYFTFAAQQVLFVRLCGGDPNTFEGGDPVIGERIVSNGRYIIDHHWKNNGAQPAETSSQ, translated from the coding sequence ATGTCCGAGAAAAGTTGCACACCCCCCTCACCTCAGCAAAGACAGTTTATGGAGATCCGGGAGACCACCGAGAAAGCCATGCTCGAGACCATCTACAAGGCGATCGACGATGCCGCTGCGGAGATGGCTGAAAGGGTGCGCTCGGCAGGCATAGACATCCGCCCGACCGAGCGCGACTATTTCACCTTTGCAGCCCAGCAGGTGCTGTTTGTCCGACTCTGCGGTGGCGATCCCAACACCTTCGAGGGCGGGGACCCCGTGATCGGGGAGCGGATCGTCAGCAACGGGCGATATATAATCGATCACCACTGGAAAAATAATGGCGCCCAGCCTGCGGAGACGTCCTCGCAATGA
- a CDS encoding protein-S-isoprenylcysteine O-methyltransferase, which translates to MTPTLAAIVWAVGLVAWVIIRVPHRSRARKTRVASSAKTLRDRLALAAAAAGLSLVPIVFVATGFPAFADYTFQPWLGWLGLLIELAFLWLFYASHRQLGKNWSVTLEIRNEHKLVTDGLYRYVRHPMYLSFWLWAAAQFCLLPNVIAGAAGLVGVGILYFSRVRHEEAMMRDAFGASYDEYARNTGRIIPKPW; encoded by the coding sequence ATGACACCGACACTGGCTGCAATCGTATGGGCCGTTGGTCTCGTCGCGTGGGTGATCATTCGCGTGCCCCATCGGAGCCGCGCGCGCAAAACGCGGGTGGCAAGCAGCGCCAAGACGCTGAGAGATCGCCTGGCTTTGGCCGCCGCCGCCGCTGGGCTCAGTCTCGTCCCAATCGTTTTTGTCGCGACGGGGTTTCCGGCGTTTGCCGACTATACGTTTCAACCTTGGCTTGGCTGGCTGGGGCTTTTGATCGAGCTGGCATTTCTCTGGCTCTTTTACGCCAGTCACCGGCAGCTTGGTAAAAATTGGTCGGTGACATTGGAAATCCGCAACGAACATAAGCTCGTGACCGACGGTCTTTACCGTTACGTCAGACATCCGATGTATCTGTCATTCTGGCTTTGGGCCGCTGCTCAGTTTTGTCTTTTGCCCAATGTCATTGCGGGGGCAGCCGGTCTGGTGGGAGTTGGAATCCTCTATTTCTCCCGCGTTCGTCACGAAGAGGCAATGATGCGAGACGCGTTTGGAGCATCCTACGACGAATATGCCAGAAACACCGGCCGCATCATTCCCAAACCTTGGTAA
- a CDS encoding response regulator — protein MRLLLVEDEPEMAAAIITVLSKHGNIVDHVPTIEQGREALKEGVHEAVLLDRQLPDGDGMSLLSDMRRTGDTTPVIILTAHDTSKDRVTGLDEGADDYIGKPFVAEELLARIRAAARRASNYASNIVSEGNLSMDISTLQVLVGGTNLDLPRREALALQILIRRSGRTVMRPSLEEAVYGFADEIQSNALDSHISRLRKRLADAGAEAMIHTIRGVGYMLKGAE, from the coding sequence ATGCGATTGCTGCTGGTGGAGGACGAGCCCGAGATGGCTGCCGCGATCATCACCGTCCTGTCGAAACACGGCAATATCGTCGATCACGTCCCGACCATCGAGCAGGGTCGCGAAGCCCTGAAGGAGGGTGTTCACGAAGCCGTTCTGCTGGACCGCCAGCTGCCGGACGGCGACGGCATGAGCCTTCTCTCGGACATGCGCCGCACAGGCGACACGACGCCTGTCATCATCCTGACGGCGCACGACACATCCAAGGACCGCGTCACAGGTCTGGACGAGGGCGCCGACGACTATATCGGTAAGCCATTCGTGGCGGAAGAGTTGCTGGCGCGGATCAGGGCGGCGGCACGGCGGGCTTCCAACTACGCCTCCAACATCGTCTCCGAAGGCAATCTGTCGATGGATATCAGCACTCTGCAGGTTCTGGTCGGCGGCACCAATCTCGACCTCCCGAGACGGGAGGCACTTGCGCTGCAAATCCTCATCAGACGGTCCGGACGTACCGTCATGCGGCCTTCGCTCGAGGAGGCGGTGTACGGCTTTGCTGACGAAATACAGTCCAACGCCCTGGACAGCCATATATCGCGGCTGAGGAAACGGCTGGCCGACGCCGGTGCCGAAGCGATGATCCACACGATCCGGGGTGTCGGATATATGCTCAAGGGGGCCGAGTGA
- a CDS encoding alpha/beta fold hydrolase → MKKPLTPIEHLTSRRSFLASILAVTVTGLQVEPAVAAVKRRRGGPPQVYLFRGLANIFSTGLDEIGRKLRAAGVDAHVEGFMAWRSALNKILADRQKFGPSPIILVGHSLGANAIISLAQALEQRGIRVDYMASFAATSPSPLPANVTRVVNFYFSSHSWGAILTKGPGFKGKLDNRDLSRDLRVNHFNVEKQASLQDEVVKGILRVVR, encoded by the coding sequence ATGAAGAAACCTCTAACGCCGATTGAACACTTAACCAGCCGCCGCTCCTTTTTGGCCTCAATTCTGGCCGTCACCGTCACCGGTTTGCAGGTGGAGCCGGCCGTTGCGGCGGTTAAGCGCAGGCGTGGCGGACCTCCGCAGGTCTATCTCTTTCGCGGATTGGCAAATATCTTTTCGACGGGCCTCGATGAAATTGGCAGAAAGCTACGGGCGGCGGGCGTCGATGCCCATGTCGAGGGCTTCATGGCCTGGCGGTCAGCCCTTAACAAAATCCTAGCCGACCGGCAGAAATTCGGGCCGTCGCCCATTATCCTGGTCGGACATTCGCTTGGAGCAAACGCTATCATCTCATTAGCGCAGGCGTTGGAACAACGCGGTATCCGGGTGGATTACATGGCGTCGTTTGCAGCAACGAGCCCCAGCCCCCTGCCAGCCAATGTCACCCGCGTCGTGAATTTCTATTTCTCCAGCCATAGCTGGGGCGCGATCTTGACGAAAGGCCCCGGCTTCAAAGGCAAGCTCGACAACCGCGACCTATCGCGCGACCTGCGCGTCAATCATTTCAATGTCGAGAAGCAGGCCTCGCTTCAGGACGAGGTGGTCAAGGGTATTCTTCGGGTCGTGAGGTAG
- a CDS encoding EH domain-containing protein, translating into MKTLLATAAALMAVTFAPAIAQEKPVDEKPGDKEMIDKAFSGMDTNKDGKIDGEEAKANAILVTYFDALDTDKDGFLSKAEMDAALAEAAKLKG; encoded by the coding sequence ATGAAAACATTGCTCGCAACTGCCGCCGCCTTGATGGCCGTCACTTTCGCCCCAGCCATCGCGCAGGAAAAACCTGTCGATGAAAAACCTGGCGACAAGGAGATGATCGACAAGGCATTTTCCGGCATGGACACGAACAAGGACGGCAAGATCGACGGGGAAGAGGCCAAGGCGAATGCGATCCTGGTAACGTATTTCGACGCTCTGGACACCGACAAGGACGGTTTCCTGTCAAAGGCGGAGATGGACGCCGCGCTGGCTGAGGCCGCCAAGCTGAAAGGCTGA
- the pstS gene encoding phosphate ABC transporter substrate-binding protein PstS, with amino-acid sequence MGRFLQQVFGARAVAGGLARLAISAGSLLLAPPVMAEPIRGAGSTFAAPIIAKWAENYETARMDDGDFSSPDWTVDYELVGSLAGLMRLDQPEMDFAATDVPVSHEELSKLGRQQFPIVLGSVAIAVNLDGIETGRINLTGPLLANIYLGKIQSWADPAIKVVNPDINLPDLKISPVSRKDGSGTTFMFTEYLSSASPEWKAAYGADTRIAWPAGTSVEGTQDLLRTVLATKGAIAYADFGQVERANLPYAVVQNKAGRFVRPGPDGVRAAASATLWDEANDFSVSLTDQPGEGAYPISGATFAVVPVTGQQPNRYHRVRDFFRLAFEAGSGDAEALGYVPLPPQLVSRVVKYWLAEDVSASQ; translated from the coding sequence ATGGGGCGTTTTTTGCAGCAGGTGTTCGGTGCGCGCGCAGTGGCTGGTGGCTTGGCCAGACTGGCGATCTCTGCCGGCTCGTTGCTGTTGGCGCCACCTGTCATGGCGGAGCCCATCCGCGGTGCCGGCTCGACATTCGCGGCGCCCATCATCGCAAAATGGGCAGAGAACTACGAGACAGCGCGGATGGATGATGGCGACTTTAGTTCGCCCGACTGGACGGTTGATTACGAACTCGTCGGCTCGCTGGCAGGTTTGATGCGCCTTGACCAGCCTGAGATGGACTTTGCTGCCACGGATGTACCCGTCTCGCACGAGGAACTCTCGAAGCTCGGGCGGCAGCAGTTTCCGATCGTGCTTGGCAGCGTGGCGATTGCTGTCAATCTCGACGGCATCGAAACGGGCCGCATCAACCTCACTGGTCCGCTGCTGGCAAATATCTATCTGGGGAAGATCCAGTCCTGGGCCGATCCGGCCATCAAGGTTGTCAATCCGGATATCAACCTTCCGGACCTCAAAATCAGTCCGGTCAGCCGCAAGGACGGATCAGGCACGACCTTTATGTTCACCGAATATCTGTCCTCGGCGAGCCCGGAATGGAAAGCGGCTTACGGCGCCGATACGCGGATTGCCTGGCCGGCCGGGACCAGTGTCGAGGGAACGCAGGACCTCCTGCGCACGGTGCTGGCGACCAAGGGGGCGATTGCCTATGCCGATTTCGGCCAGGTCGAACGTGCAAATCTGCCCTATGCCGTAGTTCAAAACAAAGCGGGCCGGTTTGTGCGGCCCGGCCCGGATGGTGTCCGGGCGGCGGCCAGCGCCACCTTATGGGACGAAGCAAACGATTTCTCGGTGTCGCTGACCGATCAGCCAGGCGAGGGGGCCTATCCGATCAGCGGCGCGACATTCGCGGTTGTTCCGGTAACCGGACAGCAGCCCAACCGGTATCATCGCGTGCGTGACTTTTTCCGGCTTGCTTTCGAGGCGGGTAGTGGCGATGCCGAAGCACTGGGCTATGTGCCTTTACCGCCGCAACTGGTCAGCCGGGTGGTCAAATACTGGCTGGCTGAGGACGTTTCTGCCAGCCAGTAG
- a CDS encoding efflux RND transporter permease subunit: MFLTHISVKHPVFATMMMVTILVIGLFSFNRLGIDQFPETDLPIVVITAGYTGASPETVESEVARPIESALNTIGGIDTITSESYEGRAVVVVQFELDVDSQAAAQEVRDRVARLEAGFPDGVDSPQVTRFNPEDAPIVSLAVSSSKRSLSEITTLADRVITSRLSVISGVGKITLVGGSERQMLVVVDPDRLEAYGVGVASVMDAIRRENQDRAAGTLISGINQRIVTVEGRIEDVAGFNSIIVAQSGGYPVYLSDVATVVDTGAEVTSRATYQGVPSLGLDIVKVQGANTVAVAKDLRKEIEALNSELKAEGIELKITRDNARAIAAQVSEVQRTLIEGGVLTVVIVFLFLNSWRSTVITGLTLPISVIGTFAVIYALGFTLNTMTLMALSLSIGILIDDAIVVRENITRHLHMGKDHVRAALDGTNEIGLAVLATTLCIVAVFLPIAFMGGLIGRFFLQFGVTVAVAVLISLFVSFTLDPMLSSVWYDPQSEKDARRGPLGRLILRFDRWFERLAGRYRTLIHWTFGHRKTTIGAVVALFVASLMLVPMIGAEFLPPADQGEVSISLEANQGASLEYMTAKVGQVETALRAFGYVDTIYSTINASGARGFNQAVVAVQLTAGDRRDITTAEALEPIRQRLSAIAGLKISVSQSDAGATAKPLQLSILGDGDDQLRKISGQITSALSKIPGATEVESSIENERPTLAVKVRREAASDLGVSIAMIGDTLRPLVAGDAVSVWNAPDGESYDVMVRLPATGRRDAAQLRNLTISTNRTDADGKPITVLLDQVADVVESTAPDAITRKDLSREIRISSNVEGRTLGDVRQDLDAAIAAMDIPAGYRVSFGGDAQNLEESLGYAVQALALAIIFIYIILASQFGSFIQPIAIMMTLPLSLIGVLIGLLVTGSTLNMFSIIGFIMLMGLVTKNAILLVDYSNQERQAGKSLEDSLANAGAVRLRPIVMTTLAMIFGMLPMAIGMGEGGESRAPMAHAVIGGLISSTLLTLVFVPVVLTYLDGFGMRAASLFPKGPDSRAAEKAR, from the coding sequence ATGTTCCTCACCCATATCAGCGTGAAGCACCCGGTCTTTGCCACCATGATGATGGTGACCATCCTGGTCATCGGCCTGTTTTCGTTCAACCGGCTCGGCATCGACCAGTTCCCCGAGACCGACCTTCCCATCGTGGTCATCACTGCCGGCTATACGGGAGCATCCCCCGAAACCGTCGAGAGCGAGGTCGCGCGGCCGATCGAGTCAGCACTCAACACGATCGGCGGCATCGACACGATCACGTCCGAATCTTACGAAGGCCGCGCCGTGGTCGTCGTACAGTTCGAACTCGACGTTGATTCCCAGGCGGCCGCGCAAGAGGTCAGAGACCGCGTGGCGCGGCTCGAAGCCGGATTTCCGGACGGCGTGGACAGCCCGCAGGTCACGCGGTTCAATCCCGAGGACGCACCCATCGTGTCGCTCGCGGTCTCGTCGTCCAAACGCTCGCTTTCCGAGATCACCACGCTCGCCGACCGTGTCATCACCAGCCGCCTGAGTGTCATTTCCGGGGTCGGCAAGATCACGCTCGTCGGCGGCAGCGAACGCCAGATGCTCGTCGTCGTCGATCCCGACAGGCTGGAGGCCTACGGCGTCGGCGTTGCCTCGGTGATGGATGCCATCCGGCGCGAGAACCAGGACCGCGCCGCCGGCACGCTGATATCCGGCATCAACCAGCGGATCGTCACCGTCGAGGGCCGGATCGAGGATGTCGCAGGGTTCAACAGCATCATCGTCGCCCAGAGCGGCGGATATCCCGTCTACCTTTCCGATGTTGCGACCGTGGTCGATACAGGCGCCGAGGTGACCAGCCGGGCGACCTATCAGGGGGTGCCGTCGCTTGGACTGGATATCGTCAAGGTCCAGGGCGCCAATACCGTCGCCGTCGCTAAAGATCTGCGCAAGGAGATCGAAGCCTTGAATTCCGAACTCAAGGCCGAGGGCATCGAGCTCAAGATCACCCGCGACAACGCGCGCGCCATCGCAGCACAGGTTTCCGAGGTGCAGCGAACGCTGATCGAGGGCGGCGTCCTCACCGTGGTGATCGTGTTTCTGTTCCTGAATTCATGGCGCTCGACTGTCATCACAGGTCTGACTTTGCCGATCTCGGTTATCGGCACGTTCGCGGTGATCTACGCCCTCGGGTTCACGCTCAACACCATGACCCTGATGGCGCTCTCCCTGTCGATCGGCATTCTGATCGACGATGCCATCGTCGTGCGGGAAAACATCACGCGCCATCTGCATATGGGCAAGGACCACGTGCGGGCGGCACTGGATGGCACCAACGAGATCGGTCTTGCCGTGCTTGCGACGACGCTGTGCATCGTTGCCGTGTTCCTCCCCATCGCCTTCATGGGCGGGCTGATCGGCCGCTTTTTCCTGCAGTTCGGCGTAACGGTGGCTGTCGCCGTGCTGATCTCGCTGTTCGTTTCGTTCACGCTGGATCCGATGCTTTCCAGCGTCTGGTACGATCCGCAGTCGGAGAAGGATGCCCGTCGCGGACCGCTCGGCCGGTTGATCCTGCGCTTCGACCGCTGGTTCGAAAGGCTTGCCGGCCGGTACAGGACATTGATCCACTGGACCTTCGGGCATCGCAAGACGACGATCGGCGCCGTGGTTGCCCTATTTGTCGCGAGCCTGATGCTGGTGCCGATGATTGGTGCTGAATTCCTGCCGCCTGCAGACCAGGGCGAGGTGTCGATTTCTCTGGAAGCAAACCAGGGAGCATCGCTGGAATACATGACGGCCAAGGTCGGACAGGTCGAGACGGCGCTGCGGGCATTCGGCTATGTCGATACGATCTACTCGACGATCAATGCCAGCGGCGCGCGCGGTTTCAACCAGGCCGTCGTCGCGGTGCAGCTCACTGCCGGTGACCGCCGCGACATCACGACGGCCGAAGCGCTCGAACCCATTCGCCAACGGCTTTCGGCAATTGCCGGTCTCAAGATTTCCGTCAGCCAGTCGGACGCCGGCGCGACCGCCAAGCCGCTCCAGCTTTCCATACTCGGCGACGGTGACGACCAATTGCGGAAGATATCCGGCCAGATCACCTCTGCGCTTTCGAAAATTCCCGGGGCGACGGAGGTGGAGTCTTCCATCGAGAACGAACGGCCGACACTGGCCGTCAAGGTCCGGCGCGAAGCGGCAAGCGATCTCGGGGTCTCCATCGCGATGATCGGCGACACGTTGAGACCCCTTGTTGCGGGCGATGCCGTCTCCGTCTGGAACGCACCCGACGGAGAATCCTACGATGTCATGGTCCGGCTTCCTGCCACCGGCCGCCGTGACGCGGCCCAGCTCCGCAACCTGACGATCTCCACCAACCGCACTGACGCGGACGGCAAACCGATCACGGTACTCCTCGATCAGGTCGCCGACGTCGTCGAAAGCACGGCCCCGGATGCCATCACCCGCAAGGACCTGTCGCGGGAAATCCGCATCTCCAGCAATGTCGAGGGACGAACACTTGGCGATGTGCGCCAAGACCTGGACGCTGCCATCGCAGCGATGGATATTCCAGCGGGCTACCGCGTTTCTTTCGGCGGCGATGCGCAAAACCTCGAAGAAAGTCTTGGTTATGCGGTGCAGGCCTTGGCGCTGGCAATCATCTTCATCTACATCATTCTGGCCTCCCAGTTCGGTTCGTTCATCCAGCCGATCGCCATCATGATGACCCTGCCGCTTTCGCTGATCGGCGTCCTGATCGGACTTCTGGTGACGGGATCGACGCTGAATATGTTTTCGATCATCGGCTTCATCATGCTGATGGGGCTCGTCACCAAGAACGCCATTCTTCTCGTGGATTACTCCAACCAGGAGCGGCAGGCCGGAAAATCACTGGAAGACAGCCTCGCCAATGCGGGCGCCGTCCGTCTCAGACCGATCGTGATGACGACGCTCGCCATGATCTTCGGCATGTTGCCCATGGCCATCGGCATGGGCGAAGGCGGAGAATCCCGGGCGCCGATGGCCCACGCGGTCATCGGCGGACTGATCTCCTCAACGCTTTTGACGCTGGTCTTCGTTCCGGTCGTTCTGACCTATCTCGACGGTTTCGGCATGCGCGCCGCTTCGCTGTTTCCGAAAGGGCCGGACAGCCGCGCGGCGGAAAAGGCGCGCTGA
- a CDS encoding lipase, protein MQQTVLKRAVFFIGGYEPKTPEVFFSRLFRQVSRFDALWGYRSEISPVDVSQNNEAGAATISTRAPEERWSTRTDFNFLSLDKVVLRDFARPMPVRLFHYLRAFFDFWVSGAAFHFFNKAWRFGLYFVYPFLVLMMFALVAYSAAQVTAQWLGAASWLVGVLTFVLALSLAGKRWSIHHLMDLWSFSLDFIRGRRADADATLQRFAETIVAKARAESYDEILLIGHSTGGLLMIDVAARCLSIDKDFAGSARKVVLLTLGSTALKAGYHPAGRKFRKSVEQLINADQLEWVEIQCLTDAINFYRTDPVAEMGLAPKAGQDFPVVRTIKVRDMLQSETYARIKRNFFRVHYQYVYANTKPYWYDFFQICCGPMFLSARVEGRVVGGLPKKEATSL, encoded by the coding sequence ATGCAGCAGACTGTCTTGAAACGCGCCGTATTCTTCATTGGTGGCTATGAGCCAAAAACGCCCGAGGTTTTTTTCAGCCGGCTTTTTAGACAGGTTTCCCGCTTCGATGCGCTTTGGGGCTATCGCTCGGAGATCTCGCCTGTTGATGTCTCCCAGAACAATGAAGCCGGTGCCGCAACAATCTCGACGCGCGCGCCTGAGGAACGTTGGTCGACACGCACCGATTTCAATTTCCTGTCTCTGGACAAGGTCGTGCTTCGCGATTTCGCCCGACCGATGCCCGTAAGATTGTTCCATTATCTTCGCGCCTTCTTCGATTTTTGGGTTTCGGGTGCAGCGTTCCATTTCTTCAACAAGGCCTGGCGCTTCGGGCTGTATTTCGTCTATCCATTTCTCGTGCTGATGATGTTTGCACTGGTGGCTTACAGTGCCGCGCAGGTCACCGCCCAATGGCTGGGTGCAGCAAGTTGGCTGGTGGGCGTGTTGACTTTTGTCCTGGCTCTATCCTTGGCCGGGAAACGATGGTCGATCCATCATCTGATGGACCTGTGGTCGTTTTCGCTGGACTTCATCCGTGGCCGGCGGGCGGATGCCGATGCAACCTTGCAGCGCTTTGCCGAGACCATCGTCGCCAAAGCAAGGGCAGAAAGCTATGACGAGATCCTGTTGATCGGCCATAGCACCGGCGGCCTGCTGATGATCGATGTCGCCGCACGCTGCCTTTCCATCGACAAGGATTTTGCAGGCTCGGCACGAAAAGTGGTTCTCCTCACCTTGGGATCGACAGCACTCAAGGCAGGCTATCATCCGGCTGGCCGGAAGTTCCGGAAATCCGTGGAGCAACTCATCAATGCCGATCAGTTGGAATGGGTGGAGATTCAATGTTTGACGGATGCCATCAATTTCTACAGGACGGATCCCGTTGCGGAAATGGGTCTTGCGCCGAAGGCCGGTCAGGATTTCCCCGTCGTTCGAACTATAAAAGTCAGGGATATGCTGCAGTCTGAGACGTATGCGCGCATCAAAAGAAACTTTTTTCGCGTGCATTATCAATATGTTTACGCGAATACGAAGCCGTATTGGTATGATTTCTTCCAGATTTGCTGCGGACCAATGTTCTTGTCGGCAAGAGTAGAAGGCCGCGTTGTTGGCGGACTTCCTAAGAAAGAGGCGACGTCCCTATGA
- a CDS encoding efflux RND transporter periplasmic adaptor subunit: protein MLPTRPIIFSVMLILGAGFAGKAFPQTAPGGPVELASVDVSTVVPRNIGSEVRISGSLTPIRRTSLTARVAGTIVELPVQIGDVVKKGDLLVRFDTEGLNSALTARSAELEAIAAQLELAENVLQRNISLQDRGASSQASRLEANAQVLNLRAQLRSKQAMVADAKLALDDGEVHAEFDGVIAARPVEQGQTIPVNGELLTVVDPKRMEVDAGVPTSRIPRVRIGQPVELSVEGFQDRKFTGEVTRIAPTAVAGSRAVRVFVAIRNDDLLLKGGMFTTGVLRVDDQQNVIALPMPAIRHDSGGPFVLKVEEGYLRRREVSLGTVWSDQDLVEVRGLFSGDVVVSAPLPQLVAGVPVIVEGQ, encoded by the coding sequence ATGCTCCCGACCAGACCCATTATCTTTTCAGTCATGCTGATCCTCGGTGCCGGCTTTGCAGGCAAAGCGTTTCCACAGACCGCGCCAGGCGGACCGGTGGAACTGGCCAGCGTCGATGTCAGCACAGTCGTTCCACGCAACATCGGCAGCGAGGTGCGGATATCCGGCTCCCTCACCCCGATCCGCCGGACCAGTCTGACGGCACGGGTCGCCGGTACGATCGTCGAGCTCCCGGTGCAGATCGGCGACGTCGTCAAAAAGGGCGATCTGCTGGTGCGCTTCGACACCGAGGGGCTGAACTCAGCACTGACCGCCCGCTCAGCCGAACTCGAGGCGATCGCTGCCCAGCTGGAACTGGCCGAAAACGTTCTCCAGCGCAATATCAGCCTGCAGGATCGCGGCGCGTCTTCGCAGGCATCCCGCCTCGAGGCGAACGCGCAGGTTCTCAATCTCAGGGCGCAGCTCCGGTCCAAACAGGCGATGGTCGCAGATGCGAAGCTCGCGCTTGACGATGGCGAGGTTCATGCCGAATTCGACGGCGTGATCGCCGCTCGCCCTGTCGAGCAAGGGCAGACCATTCCGGTCAACGGCGAATTGCTGACGGTCGTCGATCCAAAACGCATGGAAGTCGATGCGGGTGTGCCTACAAGCCGGATTCCGCGCGTGCGGATCGGACAGCCGGTGGAGCTTTCCGTCGAAGGGTTTCAGGACCGCAAGTTCACCGGCGAAGTGACGCGGATAGCGCCAACCGCGGTCGCGGGATCGCGCGCCGTCCGGGTCTTCGTCGCCATCCGTAACGACGATCTGCTTCTGAAGGGCGGCATGTTCACGACGGGTGTCCTGAGGGTGGACGATCAGCAGAATGTCATCGCACTGCCGATGCCGGCGATCCGGCACGACAGCGGCGGCCCGTTCGTCCTCAAGGTCGAGGAGGGATATTTGCGCAGACGCGAGGTTTCGCTGGGAACGGTATGGAGCGATCAGGATCTGGTCGAGGTTAGAGGGCTGTTTTCCGGCGATGTCGTCGTGTCTGCGCCCTTGCCGCAGCTCGTTGCCGGCGTACCGGTCATCGTGGAAGGTCAGTAA
- a CDS encoding sensor histidine kinase — MKYLFKPRSLKWRLVSRFSIALALMMVVFYAALIWLIVAATSDATPVDDTIKAEIAASIHLDGGTLRISPTGAIQTIIRDYPDFWLVARDDKGREARIGRSPAGLDSVLANLDIISALDVRVGHDSPMTAIFALLETDAGPVKAIYGGKSAPGSVLEYMVRTLHVIYLPTTLIPLILAVVIIPLVVNSSLKGMKRITALASQIDVNKPGVRLPTDDVVEEIAPLVKTINAALARVDTDVSARERFLADAAHELRTPIAILQTRIEGYEDTEQNRRLLLDVSRIGAVAEQLLDIQRFAVMPTRADTDLVGLCQQVVADLAPLAINAGYDLAFESDCSSMVVVADRLSVERAITNLVRNAIQHAGNHGQIMVRLCPDGAIEVLDEGEGIPDEEREKIFDPFYRSKPQSSGAGLGLNLVRQIARLHGGDAVVLPTKGGALFRLTLEPERLPGGVKRATL; from the coding sequence GTGAAATATCTGTTCAAACCACGATCGCTGAAATGGCGCCTTGTCTCCCGCTTTTCCATCGCTCTCGCCCTGATGATGGTGGTCTTCTATGCCGCGCTGATCTGGCTGATCGTCGCTGCAACGTCCGATGCCACGCCCGTGGACGATACGATCAAGGCCGAGATCGCGGCGTCGATCCATCTGGACGGCGGCACGCTGCGCATTTCCCCGACCGGCGCCATCCAGACGATCATCCGCGACTACCCTGATTTCTGGCTGGTCGCCAGGGACGACAAGGGCAGGGAGGCGCGGATCGGCCGGTCCCCGGCGGGGCTCGACTCGGTGCTGGCGAACCTCGATATCATCAGCGCGCTCGATGTGCGCGTCGGCCATGATTCCCCGATGACAGCAATCTTCGCCCTGCTCGAAACCGACGCTGGTCCCGTGAAGGCGATCTATGGCGGAAAATCGGCGCCGGGGTCGGTGTTGGAGTATATGGTGCGCACTCTGCACGTCATCTATCTCCCGACAACGCTCATTCCGCTTATTCTGGCTGTGGTGATCATTCCGCTTGTGGTCAACAGTTCCCTCAAGGGCATGAAACGCATCACGGCACTTGCAAGCCAGATCGACGTCAACAAGCCCGGCGTGAGGCTGCCGACCGACGATGTCGTCGAGGAAATCGCGCCTCTGGTGAAGACGATCAACGCGGCGCTGGCGCGGGTGGACACCGATGTCTCCGCCCGCGAGAGATTTCTCGCAGATGCGGCACATGAGCTTCGCACCCCCATTGCGATCCTGCAGACACGGATCGAAGGCTATGAAGACACCGAGCAAAACCGCCGTCTCCTTCTGGACGTCTCGCGTATCGGAGCCGTCGCTGAGCAGTTGCTGGACATACAAAGGTTCGCAGTTATGCCGACCCGGGCCGACACGGACCTGGTAGGGCTCTGCCAGCAGGTTGTTGCCGATCTCGCGCCGCTGGCGATCAATGCCGGGTATGATCTCGCATTCGAAAGCGATTGCAGTTCCATGGTCGTTGTCGCCGACCGGCTCTCCGTCGAAAGAGCGATTACAAACCTCGTGCGCAATGCCATCCAGCATGCGGGAAACCACGGCCAGATCATGGTTCGCCTCTGCCCTGACGGTGCAATCGAGGTCTTGGACGAGGGCGAGGGCATACCGGACGAGGAACGCGAAAAGATTTTCGATCCATTCTATCGCAGCAAGCCCCAATCGTCCGGTGCCGGGCTCGGCCTGAACCTCGTCCGCCAGATCGCCCGCCTGCATGGAGGCGATGCGGTGGTACTTCCAACGAAAGGCGGCGCGCTGTTCAGGCTGACGCTCGAACCTGAACGGCTGCCAGGCGGCGTGAAACGAGCAACGCTCTGA